Proteins co-encoded in one Setaria viridis chromosome 9, Setaria_viridis_v4.0, whole genome shotgun sequence genomic window:
- the LOC117838394 gene encoding two-component response regulator ORR21 has translation MAAAAEARGADFPVGMKVLVVDDDPTCLVVLKRMLLECRYDVTTCPQATRALTMLRENRRGFDVIISDVHMPDMDGFRLLEHVGLEMDLPVIMMSADSRTDIVMKGIKHGACDYLIKPVRMEELKNIWQHVVRKKFNENKDHEHSGSLDDTDRNRATNNDNEYASSANDGGDGSWKSQKKKREKEEDEADMENGDPSSTSKKPRVVWSVELHQQFVNAVNHLGIDKAVPKKILELMNVPGLTRENVASHLQKFRLYLKRIAQHHAGIPHPFVAPASSAKVAPLGGLEFQALAASGQIPPQALAALQDELLGRPTSSLALPGRDQSSLRLAAIKGNKPHGEREIAFGQPIYKSQSNAYGAFSQSSPAVGGLPSFAAWPNNKLGMADSPSALGNVSNPQNSNLLLHELQQQPDTLLPGTLHNIDVKPSGIVMPSQSLNAFPASEGISPNQNPLVIASQSPSFLASIPPSMKHEPLLASSSPSNSLLGGIDMVNQASTSQPLISTHGANLPGLMNRSSNAMPSPAISNFQSGNNRYMVNQNAMGVSSRTPDVLKTESTDSLSRSYGYIGGGTSVDSGLLSSQIKNPQYGLLQSPNDGTGSWSPSQDIDSYGNTLGQGHPGSSSSNFQSSNVALGKLPDQGRGRNHGFVGKGNCIPSRFAVDEVESPTNNLSHSIGSSRDIVNPDIFGFSGQM, from the exons atggctgcggcggcggaggctcggGGAGCGGACTTCCCCGTGGGGATGAAGGTGCTGGTGGTGGACGACGACCCGACGTGCCTCGTCGTGCTCAAGAGGATGCTCCTCGAGTGCCGATACGACG TGACGACATGTCCTCAGGCTACAAGAGCCCTAACTATGTTGCGAGAGAATAGGCGTGGTTTTGATGTTATAATAAGTGATGTACACATGCCAGATATGGATGGATTCAGGTTACTTGAACATGTAGGCCTTGAGATGGACCTTCCAGTTATTA TGATGTCTGCTGATTCAAGAACGGATATTGTGATGAAGGGAATAAAACATGGAGCATGTGACTATTTAATAAAACCAGTCAGAATGGAGGAGTTGAAAAACATCTGGCAACATGTTGTTAGGAAAAAATTTAATGAAAACAAGGATCATGAGCATTCAGGTAGCCTTGATGATACCGATCGTAACAGAGCAACCAATAATGATAATGAATACGCTTCCTCTGCAAATGATGGAGGCGATGGTAGTTGGAAAtcccagaaaaagaaaagagagaaagaagaggatGAAGCTGACATGGAAAATGGCGATCCTTCTTCTACATCAAAGAAACCAAGAGTTGTTTGGTCAGTTGagcttcatcaacaatttgTGAATGCAGTCAATCACCTTGGGATAGACA AAGCTGTTCCAAAGAAAATTTTGGAGTTGATGAATGTCCCTGGCTTAACTAGGGAAAATGTTGCCAGCCATTTGCAG AAATTCAGACTCTATCTGAAGAGAATAGCTCAGCATCATGCTGGAATACCTCATCCATTTGTTGCACCTGCTTCTAGTGCTAAAGTTGCCCCACTAGGAGGACTGGAATTCCAGGCTTTGGCTGCTTCTGGTCAGATCCCTCCTCAGGCTCTGGCTGCTTTGCAGGATGAACTCTTAGGTCGACCTACAAGCAGTTTGGCGTTGCCTGGAAGGGACCAGTCATCTTTACGACTTGCTGCAATCAAAGGAAACAAGCCccatggagagagagaaataGCATTTGGTCAACCCATATACAAGTCTCAGAGCAATGCATATGGGGCATTCTCTCAAAGCAGCCCAGCAGTTGGAGGATTGCCATCTTTTGCAGCCTGGCCCAATAACAAACTTGGTATGGCAGATTCACCTAGTGCATTGGGAAATGTGAGCAATCCTCAAAATAGTAATTTGCTACTGCATGAATTGCAACAACAGCCAGACACGTTGCTGCCTGGAACCCTTCACAATATTGATGTCAAACCTTCTGGCATAGTTATGCCCTCTCAATCATTAAATGCATTCCCAGCTAGTGAGGGTATCTCACCTAATCAAAATCCCTTGGTTATAGCTTCTCAATCGCCAAGTTTTCTTGCATCCATTCCTCCATCCATGAAACATGAACCTCTTCTTGCATCATCTTCACCGTCAAACAGTCTGCTGGGTGGGATTGACATGGTTAATCAAGCATCAACAAGTCAGCCTTTGATTAGTACCCATGGAGCAAATCTTCCTGGTCTCATGAACCGCAGCTCAAATGCAATGCCTTCACCAGCAATTAGTAATTTTCAAAGTGGGAATAATCGGTATATGGTTAATCAGAATGCTATGGGAGTTAGCTCAAGAACACCAGATGTTCTAAAGACTGAGAGCACTGACTCGCTGAGTCGTAGTTATGGCTATATCGGTGGCGGCACCAGTGTGGACTCTGGCTTGCTCTCTTCTCAGATCAAAAATCCACAGTATGGTTTATTACAGAGTCCAAATGATGGTACCGGCAGCTGGTCTCCTTCACAGGATATTGATAGTTATGGCAATACCCTTGGGCAAGGCCACCCTGGCTCCAGTTCATCTAACTTCCAGAGTTCCAATGTGGCCCTTGGGAAGTTGCCTGATCAAGGACGAGGGAGGAATCATGGGTTTGTCGGGAAAGGTAATTGCATTCCAAGCCGCTTTGCAGTGGATGAGGTTGAGTCTCCAACTAACAACTTGAGCCACAGCATTGGAAGCAGCAGAGATATAGTGAACCCCGACATTTTCGGATTTAGTGGACAGATGTGA